One window of the Triticum dicoccoides isolate Atlit2015 ecotype Zavitan chromosome 3B, WEW_v2.0, whole genome shotgun sequence genome contains the following:
- the LOC119275821 gene encoding serine/threonine-protein kinase-like protein At5g23170, translating into MKEFSYHEIEAATGGFAAKNVVGKGSHGCVYRARLRGGAGHGRRLLTVAVKKASHPQGEAKLANEIAVLTAACHHPGVVSLVGAVAAGRSPLLVMEFMPNGSLHDLLHRSPRPPPWPRRVEIALDVARAMRALHGAAPRVIHRDVKTANVLLGRDGRARLADFSLAVRVAAAGAPRPAPAGTMGYLDPSYTEPGRLGPESDVFSFGVVLLELISGRKVMDVNASPSSIVAWALPLIGAGLARQVFDGRVAAPRPGTDAEAAIARVLSVAARCVSESVERRPAMAEVASELRGALESGRWHRRGRDVVERVCRRVVSWGIQVRVKTTRRSKVECTELSGSSEGGVID; encoded by the coding sequence ATGAAGGAGTTTTCCTACCATGAGATCGAGGCGGCGACCGGCGGCTTCGCGGCCAAGAACGTCGTCGGCAAGGGCAGCCACGGCTGCGTCTACAGGGCCAGGCTCAGGGGCGGCGCTGGCCACGGCAGGAGGCTCCTCACCGTCGCCGTCAAGAAGGCGTCGCACCCGCAGGGGGAGGCCAAGCTCGCCAACGAGATCGCCGTGCTCACGGCCGCGTGCCACCACCCGGGCGTCGTGAGCCTCGTCGGCGCGGTAGCAGCGGGGCGGTCGCCGCTTCTCGTCATGGAGTTCATGCCCAACGGCTCGCTGCACGACCTGCTGCACCGGTCCCCGAGGCCGCCGCCGTGGCCGCGCCGCGTGGAGATCGCGCTCGACGTGGCGCGGGCCATGCGCGCGCTGCACGGCGCCGCGCCCCGCGTCATACACCGGGACGTCAAGACGGCCAACGTCCTGCTCGGCCGCGACGGCCGCGCCCGCCTCGCCGACTTCAGCCTCGCGGTCAGGGTCGCGGCCGCGGGCGCGCCGAGGCCGGCGCCGGCGGGCACGATGGGGTACCTGGACCCGAGCTACACGGAGCCGGGCCGGCTGGGGCCCGAGAGCGACGTGTTCAGCTTCGGCGTGGTGCTCCTTGAGCTCATCAGCGGGCGCAAGGTGATGGACGTGAACGCCTCCCCGTCGTCCATCGTCGCGTGGGCGCTGCCGCTGATCGGCGCCGGGCTGGCGCGCCAGGTGTTCGACGGGAGGGTGGCCGCTCCCCGTCCCGGCACCGACGCCGAGGCCGCGATCGCCAGGGTCCTGTCCGTGGCAGCGCGGTGCGTGTCGGAGAGCGTGGAGCGCCGGCCAGCGATGGCGGAGGTGGCCTCGGAGCTGCGCGGCGCCCTGGAGAGCGGCAGGTGGCACCGCCGCGGGAGGGACGTGGTGGAAAGGGTGTGCAGGCGCGTCGTGTCATGGGGGATACAAGTGCGCGTGAAGACGACGCGGCGGAGCAAGGTCGAGTGCACCGAGCTGTCGGGGTCGTCGGAGGGGGGCGTGATAGATTGA